The segment GCACCGTCATCGGCTGTCGCTGCCCTCCGTTCCGGCAAGGGCCGCCCGGCCCGCCTCAAGCCGGGCGACCGGCACGCGGAAGGGCGAGCAGGACACGTAGTCCAGGCCTGCGTCGTGGAAGAAGTGGACGGAGGCGGGGTCGCCGCCGTGCTCGCCGCAGACGCCGATCTTCAGGTCGGGCCGGGCGGCCCGGCCCTCGGCGACGGCGATCTCCACCAGGCGTCCCACGCCCTCGCGGTCGATGGTCTCGAACGGGGAGACGGCGAAGATGCCCTTGTCGAGGTAGGCGGAGAAGAACGCCGCCTCCACGTCGTCGCGGGAGAAGCCCCAGGTGGTCTGGGTCAGGTCATTGGTGCCGAAGGAGAAGAACTGCGCCTCCTGGGCGATCCGGCCCGCCGTGAGGGCGGCCCTGGGCAGTTCGATCATGGTGCCCACCGGGCACTCGACGGGGATGCCGGCGGCCTCGGAGACCTCGGCCAGCACCTGTTCCACCTCGGTGCGGACGATGCGCAGTTCCTGGACCGTGTCGATCAGCGGGACCATGATCTCCGCCTTGGGGTCGCCGCCCGCCCGCTTGCGTTCCACGACGGCCTCGGCGATGGCCCGTACCTGCATGGCGGTCAGGCCCGGCACCACCAGGCCCAGGCGCACGCCGCGCAGGCCCAGCATCGGGTTCTCCTCGTGCATGCGGTTGACGGCCGTCATGAGCTCGGCGTCGTGCGCGTCCGGCGCGCCGCCGTGCGCCTCGGCGGAGGCGATGCGTACGGCCAGTTCGGTGCGGTCGGGCAGGAACTCGTGCAGCGGCGGATCCAGCAGGCGGATGGTGACGGGAAGCCCGTCCATCGCCTGGAGGATGCCGACGAAGTCCTGGCGCTGCAAGGGCAGCAGAGCGGCCAGGGCCTTGTCCCGCTCGGCGTCGGTACGGGCGAGGATCATCGCCTCGACCAGGCGGCGGCGGTCACCGAGGAACATGTGCTCGGTGCGGCACAGGCCGATGCCCTCGGCGCCGAAGCGCCGGGCACGGGCGGCGTCCTCGGGGGTGTCGGCGTTCGCCCGCACCCCCAGCCGCCGTACGGTGTCGGCCTGTCCCATGAGCCGGTGCACCGAGCCGAGCACGGACTGCGTGTCGCCGCCCGGGGCCTGTCCGCCGGTCTCGAAGTACCGCATCACGACGGAGTCGATCAGCGGAGCCGCTCCCGGGTAGACGGCGCCGGCGGTGCCGTCGACCGAGATGACGGTGCCCTCGGTCACCGTCGTGCCGTTCGCGGTGAAGCGCCTGGCCCCGGTGTCCACGGTCAGCTCCTCGGCGCCGCACACGCACACCTTGCCCATGCCACGGGCGACCACGGCGGCGTGGCTGGTCTTGCCGCCGCGGCTGGTGAGGACGGCCTGGGCGGCGACCATGCCGGGCAGATCGTCGGGGGTGGTCTCCTGGCGCACCAGGATGACCTTCTCCCCGGCGGCGGCACGGCGGACCGCCTCCGCGGAGTCGAAGACCGCCGCGCCGACCGCCGCGCCCGGCGAGGCCGGGATGCCGTGGGCGATGGGCGCGCCGACCGACGCGGTGTCGAAGCGCGGGAACATCAGCCGGGCGAGCCCCTCGCCGCTGACCCGTTCCAGGGCTTCGTCCGCCGTGATCAGGCCCTCGTCCACCAGCTCGGACGCGATGGCGAAGGCGGCCTCCGCGGTGCGCTTGCCGACCCGGGTCTGCAGCATCCACAGTTTGCCGCGCTCGATGGTGAACTCGATGTCGCACAGGTCCCGGTAGTGGTTCTCCAGGATCCGCAGATAGTCGCGCAACCGGGTGTATGAGAGCGGGTCGAGCTCCTCCAGTTCGTCCAGGGTGACGGTGTTGCGGATGCCCGCGACGACATCCTCGCCCTGCGCGTTGGCCAGGTAATCGCCGTACAGGCCGGGGCGGCCGGTGGCCGGGTCACGGGTGAAGGCGACTCCGCTGCCTGAATCGGATCCGAGGTTGCCGAAAACCATCGTCTGAACGTTGACGGCCGTGCCCAGGTCGTCCGGGATGTGCTCGCGCCTGCGGTACAGCCGGGCGCGCTCGCCGTTCCAGGACGAGAACACGGCGCGGATGGCCCGCCGGAGCTGCTCCCGGGGGTCCTGCGGGAAGTCCGTACCGGTCTCACGGCGGATCAGGGACTTGTACGTCTCGACGAGCCCCGCGAGGTCGTGGGCGTCCAGACTC is part of the Streptomyces sp. NBC_01262 genome and harbors:
- the ppdK gene encoding pyruvate, phosphate dikinase yields the protein MNRYVYDFTEGGREMADLLGGKGANLAEMTRMGLPVPPGFTVTTLACRAFLAHGAEPEELGREVAPHLAALEQAAGRQLGQPDDPLLLSVRSGARFSMPGMMETILDIGLNDDSVLGLAKVSGHERFAWDSYRRLVQMFGSTVMGVDGALFEDALGRLKEDRGAADDLSLDAHDLAGLVETYKSLIRRETGTDFPQDPREQLRRAIRAVFSSWNGERARLYRRREHIPDDLGTAVNVQTMVFGNLGSDSGSGVAFTRDPATGRPGLYGDYLANAQGEDVVAGIRNTVTLDELEELDPLSYTRLRDYLRILENHYRDLCDIEFTIERGKLWMLQTRVGKRTAEAAFAIASELVDEGLITADEALERVSGEGLARLMFPRFDTASVGAPIAHGIPASPGAAVGAAVFDSAEAVRRAAAGEKVILVRQETTPDDLPGMVAAQAVLTSRGGKTSHAAVVARGMGKVCVCGAEELTVDTGARRFTANGTTVTEGTVISVDGTAGAVYPGAAPLIDSVVMRYFETGGQAPGGDTQSVLGSVHRLMGQADTVRRLGVRANADTPEDAARARRFGAEGIGLCRTEHMFLGDRRRLVEAMILARTDAERDKALAALLPLQRQDFVGILQAMDGLPVTIRLLDPPLHEFLPDRTELAVRIASAEAHGGAPDAHDAELMTAVNRMHEENPMLGLRGVRLGLVVPGLTAMQVRAIAEAVVERKRAGGDPKAEIMVPLIDTVQELRIVRTEVEQVLAEVSEAAGIPVECPVGTMIELPRAALTAGRIAQEAQFFSFGTNDLTQTTWGFSRDDVEAAFFSAYLDKGIFAVSPFETIDREGVGRLVEIAVAEGRAARPDLKIGVCGEHGGDPASVHFFHDAGLDYVSCSPFRVPVARLEAGRAALAGTEGSDSR